The following coding sequences lie in one Novipirellula aureliae genomic window:
- a CDS encoding helix-turn-helix transcriptional regulator: MKNQRPDSERRLRQAARLADHLRLLQLLLGRGRWDYDSLAVQLECSTRTIRRRLDALELAGVPWFYDSDARCIRVLPGVKFPVLQLTRDELLDEATAATVGRAKGLDVGAGAVATEKLAAASKDEVAEMLADAQRIMEALDLKLADHSKHHEVLRTIQWALIEGRQITGQYKSPYQEKTIELRLHPLRICLTGQAWYLIARKTASERPKTYRVTRFQTVRSLDAKADVPEEFDLDEYFGKAWSVFRGGETYDIELLFKADAAELVTETMWHKTQQVARHPNGTATLRFTVDGLDEIVWWVLGWSGRVTVVEPAELRDLVLQKLNEAIDLHIRR; the protein is encoded by the coding sequence ATGAAGAATCAACGCCCCGACTCCGAGCGTCGTTTGCGTCAGGCCGCGCGGCTTGCAGATCATCTGAGGCTGCTGCAACTGCTACTGGGGCGTGGACGGTGGGACTACGACTCCTTGGCGGTACAGCTAGAATGCAGCACGAGGACGATCCGTCGTCGGTTAGATGCGTTGGAGTTGGCAGGTGTCCCTTGGTTTTACGATAGCGATGCTCGCTGTATCCGTGTGCTGCCTGGCGTCAAATTCCCGGTGCTGCAGCTCACTCGTGACGAATTGCTGGACGAGGCAACTGCGGCGACGGTCGGAAGAGCAAAGGGGCTAGATGTCGGCGCGGGCGCCGTCGCGACGGAGAAACTTGCCGCAGCGTCGAAGGACGAAGTGGCCGAAATGCTTGCCGACGCCCAGCGGATCATGGAGGCACTCGACCTAAAACTTGCCGACCACAGCAAGCACCACGAGGTACTGAGAACGATTCAGTGGGCGTTGATCGAAGGCAGGCAAATCACTGGACAATACAAAAGCCCCTATCAAGAGAAAACCATCGAGCTGCGACTTCATCCGCTGAGGATCTGCTTGACTGGGCAAGCCTGGTATTTGATCGCGAGAAAAACAGCGAGCGAGCGGCCGAAGACATACCGAGTGACGAGATTCCAGACGGTGCGGTCGCTGGATGCCAAAGCCGACGTTCCCGAGGAGTTCGATCTGGATGAATACTTCGGCAAAGCGTGGAGTGTCTTCCGCGGCGGCGAAACCTACGACATCGAACTGCTTTTCAAGGCTGACGCGGCCGAACTTGTGACGGAGACGATGTGGCATAAAACGCAGCAGGTTGCCCGGCATCCAAATGGGACCGCTACGTTGAGATTTACAGTCGACGGTCTCGACGAGATCGTTTGGTGGGTATTGGGCTGGTCGGGAAGGGTTACTGTTGTCGAGCCTGCGGAATTACGCGATTTGGTCCTCCAGAAGTTGAATGAAGCGATTGATCTGCATATCCGTCGTTAA
- a CDS encoding PGN_0703 family putative restriction endonuclease yields MSSASLQTQLPYGTDDLDPKVVVHPDDRDLIRCYVRGCQHFVRRPTRYQRGDICPDHGIRCHHSRYGSTYSYADVRRNIIASPDLFAEKIVGHPFKYESHRLGAENSEDALSWNVFRSLQEAGLLAHVAKLMIGEDHPQEPDLYLWGIRVSDDSFEPWDLLIAARERFESNLPVERPLTEPDIALHLPGKYLVLIEAKFTSPNPYYERGPRKDAQSLTFDELLDIYWDASLRSLDRAKAREANRIYYQLWRNMVFSEWMAELESPDTMAYHVNLVRESHESRSDYEFSKLVTAASPDMFRRANWEGVARAMQDHPSERQSRFIEYMHNKTAKLANAFEFRANKEWDHSQ; encoded by the coding sequence ATGTCATCAGCTTCCCTGCAAACTCAGCTTCCGTACGGCACCGACGACCTTGATCCCAAAGTTGTTGTCCACCCAGACGATCGCGACCTCATTCGTTGTTACGTGCGAGGCTGCCAGCACTTTGTCAGACGGCCAACACGTTACCAGCGTGGCGATATATGCCCGGACCACGGTATCCGCTGCCACCATTCTCGCTACGGCTCGACGTATTCGTATGCGGACGTCCGACGAAACATTATTGCTTCGCCTGATTTGTTCGCCGAGAAGATCGTCGGGCATCCCTTCAAGTACGAGAGTCACCGACTGGGCGCGGAGAACTCTGAGGATGCGTTGAGCTGGAACGTCTTCCGGTCTCTTCAAGAAGCCGGACTGCTTGCCCATGTCGCCAAACTGATGATTGGCGAAGATCACCCTCAGGAGCCTGATCTGTACCTGTGGGGTATTCGTGTCAGCGACGATTCATTCGAGCCATGGGATCTCTTGATTGCGGCACGGGAACGATTCGAGAGCAACCTGCCGGTCGAGCGACCACTCACAGAACCGGACATCGCGCTGCATCTGCCAGGCAAGTACCTGGTGCTGATCGAAGCAAAATTCACCAGCCCAAATCCGTACTACGAACGCGGTCCCCGCAAGGACGCTCAGTCGTTGACGTTCGATGAGTTACTAGACATCTACTGGGACGCGTCATTGAGGAGTCTGGATCGTGCGAAGGCTCGCGAAGCAAATCGCATCTATTATCAGCTATGGCGAAATATGGTGTTTTCAGAATGGATGGCGGAGCTGGAAAGTCCAGACACCATGGCTTATCATGTCAACTTAGTTCGCGAAAGTCATGAATCACGCAGCGACTACGAGTTCTCTAAGCTGGTAACTGCGGCCTCGCCCGATATGTTCCGACGAGCAAACTGGGAAGGTGTTGCCCGTGCTATGCAAGACCATCCGTCGGAGCGTCAGTCACGATTTATCGAGTACATGCACAACAAGACGGCAAAACTAGCGAACGCGTTTGAGTTTCGTGCAAACAAAGAATGGGATCACTCACAATAA
- a CDS encoding WYL domain-containing protein, producing MGTHRRKTGIRQILQSHKKQSFDFTFHPYRLCLSGQAWYLIAATDGKPEPKPKTYRVMRIQSVHMLDEPAVVPDDFDLSSYFGNAWNVFRGDTTYDVEIEFLPEVAELVTETVWHQTQKVKRHQDGRVTLTFTIDGLDEIVWWVLSWSGRAKVISPPELRAMVIEQLERALALNKTE from the coding sequence ATGGGCACTCATCGAAGGAAAACAGGTATCCGTCAAATACTACAGTCCCACAAGAAGCAATCGTTCGACTTCACGTTCCATCCCTATCGGCTTTGCCTCAGTGGTCAGGCCTGGTATTTGATCGCGGCCACAGACGGAAAGCCAGAGCCGAAACCTAAAACGTATCGAGTCATGCGGATCCAGTCAGTCCACATGTTGGACGAACCCGCAGTCGTACCCGATGACTTCGATTTGAGCAGCTACTTCGGAAACGCTTGGAACGTTTTCCGTGGCGACACAACCTACGACGTCGAAATCGAGTTCCTGCCAGAGGTAGCCGAACTTGTCACCGAGACGGTCTGGCACCAAACCCAGAAAGTTAAGCGACACCAAGACGGACGAGTCACGCTAACATTCACGATCGACGGCCTGGATGAGATTGTGTGGTGGGTACTCAGTTGGTCAGGCCGAGCCAAGGTAATCAGTCCACCAGAGTTGAGGGCCATGGTCATCGAGCAGCTAGAGCGGGCACTTGCCTTAAACAAGACTGAATGA
- a CDS encoding tyrosine-type recombinase/integrase: MASVYKRTSDKGKRGAAWHFSYLDETGKRRQRKGFTDKAATEKLALQLEEESKMVREGLKDSKPDSDQLAIAIQIKKYLKHLRQRDVSENQIENLRGRIERTTQGCDFVSITDIAAQQVEDYLAERREKGLSKQTSNHYRQAMHQFCRWLRKRALIPVNPIADIPKLNVDTDRRHDRRAISVDEFQRLIVAAEGGSRVESIPGIDRAVMYILSAWTGYRRGEISSLTLASFDLDGAPPRVTVDARYSKRRKTDVQVLHPEVVNKLREWLSVRVPIHDLFLFPLTKGTCGTDRKTSKMMKRDLAVARNSWIDEAGDDDEERERREATDYLKYESSSGLFADFHANRHTFITNLARAGVAPKLTQTLARHSDIRLTMNVYTHTDLAEKVDAVGKLPSFTAAPMIIIAEEKAPPVESEAKDTVQRHSSNSVSQDGKAGQSMAEDENEAAEDGQSGGCRKALKSQDLAEHDSTCHDKEEVHPRGFEPLTFGSVGGYFTQACCDLKPSTGSRLRVFFPLCNSY, translated from the coding sequence ATGGCGAGTGTTTATAAACGAACGAGCGACAAGGGAAAGCGTGGTGCCGCCTGGCATTTCAGCTACCTTGATGAAACAGGGAAGCGGCGCCAACGGAAGGGGTTCACCGACAAGGCCGCTACCGAAAAGCTGGCGTTGCAATTGGAGGAAGAATCCAAAATGGTGCGGGAGGGGTTGAAGGATTCAAAACCCGATTCAGATCAATTGGCCATTGCGATTCAGATAAAGAAGTACTTGAAACATCTTCGCCAGCGGGACGTTTCCGAAAACCAGATCGAGAATCTTCGGGGCCGCATTGAGCGAACGACTCAAGGCTGTGACTTTGTCAGTATCACGGATATCGCAGCTCAGCAGGTCGAGGACTACCTTGCTGAACGCCGTGAGAAGGGCCTCTCGAAGCAAACCAGCAATCACTACCGTCAGGCAATGCACCAGTTCTGTCGGTGGCTTCGAAAGCGAGCATTAATACCAGTCAACCCGATCGCCGACATACCTAAGTTGAACGTCGACACGGATCGCCGCCACGACCGCCGAGCTATTTCGGTTGACGAATTCCAGCGACTGATTGTTGCCGCTGAAGGCGGCAGCCGAGTTGAATCGATACCAGGGATCGATAGAGCGGTGATGTACATTCTATCGGCATGGACGGGGTACCGGCGTGGCGAAATATCCAGTTTGACGCTTGCTTCTTTCGATCTTGATGGTGCTCCACCGCGGGTCACTGTAGACGCGAGATACAGCAAAAGACGCAAAACGGATGTACAAGTTTTGCATCCCGAAGTCGTAAATAAGCTGAGGGAATGGTTGTCTGTTCGCGTACCAATCCACGACCTATTTCTATTCCCATTGACAAAAGGAACGTGTGGCACCGACCGCAAGACATCCAAAATGATGAAGCGAGACCTCGCGGTGGCCAGGAATTCGTGGATCGATGAAGCTGGCGACGATGACGAGGAACGCGAGCGACGGGAAGCGACCGACTACCTGAAGTACGAGAGCTCGTCCGGTCTCTTCGCAGACTTCCATGCAAACCGCCACACGTTCATCACGAATCTCGCCCGTGCCGGAGTCGCTCCCAAGCTCACTCAAACTCTGGCCCGGCATTCCGATATCCGGCTCACCATGAATGTCTACACACACACCGATTTGGCTGAGAAGGTTGACGCCGTTGGCAAGCTACCTAGCTTCACGGCCGCACCCATGATTATTATTGCGGAAGAGAAAGCACCCCCAGTAGAGAGCGAAGCCAAAGATACAGTGCAGCGCCACAGCAGCAACTCCGTGTCTCAAGATGGCAAAGCAGGGCAGTCTATGGCAGAAGATGAAAACGAAGCCGCTGAGGATGGTCAAAGTGGCGGCTGCCGTAAAGCCTTAAAGAGTCAAGACTTAGCAGAGCATGACAGCACGTGTCATGATAAAGAAGAAGTACACCCCAGAGGATTCGAACCTCTAACCTTCGGTTCCGTAGGCGGATATTTCACTCAAGCTTGCTGCGACTTGAAACCCAGTACTGGTAGTAGGTTACGCGTTTTTTTTCCGCTTTGCAACTCCTATTAA
- a CDS encoding helix-turn-helix transcriptional regulator, which produces MNRSHVAVSNVAGQAEEANGFAAAELVNARELARLLAVSERTLYRLKSTGELPQPVILGGSVRWRLSEIRNWIAKGCPHPTKPK; this is translated from the coding sequence ATGAATCGTAGTCACGTCGCTGTTTCGAATGTCGCGGGACAAGCTGAGGAAGCAAACGGTTTCGCTGCTGCTGAATTAGTCAACGCCCGCGAGTTGGCCCGGCTACTTGCCGTCTCGGAGCGAACACTCTACCGATTGAAAAGCACCGGCGAGTTACCGCAGCCCGTCATTCTTGGCGGCAGCGTCCGTTGGCGGCTGTCGGAGATCCGAAATTGGATCGCCAAAGGTTGCCCGCACCCCACCAAACCGAAATGA